From the genome of Alkalimarinus coralli:
GTTTCCGGTTTTTGCATAGCATAATAGTGCCATACGGCATTCAGCAGAATCTGTTCAACCTTAAAACTCTCTCCCGTTTCGATTCCATCCACCACGTCAGGCAACCAGGGAAAGTGATATTCCAGTTTAAAGTAGGGGCTGGACCAGTTATTAACTATTTGCCGGACATATCGCCCGTAACCCCAGTTATCACGGATAGCAGGGGCATCTTCGCCTTGTTTTCTACGCCGTATCGCTGCCACGACGGTTCGAACATCCATTCGCCACTCCAACCACTCCTGTATATCCCGATATGGAATCCCCGCGAGAAAGCGATTGGCTTTGTTGATCAGCGATACCTCATCCTCGTGCAGTGTGATTCCCCCCCAGTAAAAAGCTTCATTCAATTTTTGCAGCCAGTGCAGGTCTTGCTGGTCCAGCATCGTCATGCGCTTTTGCAGCTGAACTCGGGTAATAGCAGGCCGTTTATAGCGAAACGGGTTGGCCAGGTGGGGTAACGAACACAGCAGCTCAATGTATTGTTGGTGAGTGGCCATCACAATGTCCGCCGCTTGAGCATCAATTTATTAAGCGCCATTACGTTAGGTTCCGATAGTCTAAGCATCGACATATTAAGCAACGACACCTTCCAGCAAAGCCCTGAAACGCGGCTGCAAGTGAGCCAGCAGCAACTCGGTCAACGCCTTATCTGTAGCCTCAATAACGATCTCGCCATCACGGAGAGAGAATGTCATCCCCGCTTTAACATCAGGACTAAGCTTAAATTCAACCCCGGACTCGAACAAGCTGCTGGCCACCGCAGAAAGCACTTCAACCAAAGCGCCCTGCTCAATCGATGATGGGTCCTGGCGCAGCTCATCTAACCCCAACACCTGTTCCGGCAACAGAATTTGCATCTCTTCATCGGGGACTCGACATTTTGACGCGGCCTGCATGAGCAGCTTTTTTAACGTATCAGGGTCTTGCATCTCATGGCGAATCAGCCGCTTGAGCTGGTTGGCAAATTGAGACGAGAGGTCATCTTTCAATTTGAGCTTAATGTCTCTAAACGCCAGCTCTAGTGAGTCTTTGCCTGCATGGCGAATAAAATCGGCTTCTTTATCCGCCTTTTGCTTGATCTGCTCAGCCTCTTCTTTGGCTTGGTTAATAATCCACTCGGCACGCTTCTCGGCCTCTTCAACAATCCGAAGCCCCTCTTCTTTACCTGCATCCACGCCTTTTTCGTGAATAATATCGATCAATGCCTGAACGCCGTTAGACGTCTCCTGTAGCTTTTCAGATTGCGACATATCCAACCTCCTTAAGCAGGTAAAGAACCACTCAATACTAACGCAAACACAAAGGCAAAGACGGCAAACCCCTCAACAATAGCTGCGGGTGTAATGGTCAAGCCAAAGACTTCTGGCTTATTCTTAGCCACATTGATCGCGGCAACCAGCGCCTGCCCTTGATAGATGGCGCTAAACATCAGTGCTAACCCGGTCAACAAACCAATACCGAAAATACCCGCCGCATTGGCGATGGTGATGTCGCGATTGAGCGTAAACATCACCACAATGCCCAGTATTCCCTGAGTCGAAGGCATGGCTGCCAACCCGATATATTTACCATAGCCACTTTCAGTATCCAGCAATGCACCGGCGGCCGCCTGCCCCGCTCTGGCACAGCCATTGCTGCTTCCTATGGCTCCGAGAGCCACCGGCGCAAACACGCCGATCCAACCTAACGCTATCAGGAACTGTTCCATCTACTCTTTCCTCGTATTGAATGACCGGCCTGCATACTGGCCTTGATTCTTAAACGCTTTAAAGGGGTAGCCTTCGCCCTTAACACCCCAGTTGTAAAACTCCAGAAGGTTCAGACGTAAACCATGTATTACACCACTCATAATACCCAGCACGAAGTTAAGGCCATGCCCTAACACGATGATCAACGTAAACAAAATAAAACCTCCGGCCGAAACTGAATCTCTCGCCTCCACCGCCAGGTTATTGAAGGTCACTGCCAGTGACGCGCTGGACAAGCCCAAAGCAAACAACCGCATATAACTCAATACATCGCCAAACGCTTTCGATAACCCATACAAGGCTTTAACGCCGTCAAAAAGACGAATCGCCAAATCTCCCACACTGTTGATTTTTCTGCTGCTACTGAATAGCAGAATCAGCAGCAGCCCAGAAGCAATCAGCGCAGCGTTCTCAGAGGCCATCACCGCAAACTGATCCACTTGGAGATATTCAAGCCATAACCTGAAACTGAACCCAATCACCAAAATCCAGCCTATTGACGCGAGCATTTTAGGCGACTGTCGATCAGTCCAGGCGACCATGATATTCGCCATCACCAGATGCAAAACACCTGCGCCGATAGAAAGCTTCATCATGCTTTTGAAGTCATTCATATCAAGAAGGTGGAGGTGACTCAACCAAGCATCTGCGGCAGGTGTGATACCAAAATAGCTGCCAACCAGCGCACCATAAACAAACGCGCTGCCAATAACCGAAGCGGCTAGATTGCGAATACGAATGCCGGTTTCGGATCGACTCATCTTTTTCCAGAACACCCCTAAAAACCCGCCTAATAGCAATGCATAGCCTGCATCGGCCAAGATCATGGCAAAAAACAGCGAGAAGGAGAAAAAAATCATGATTGAAGGGTCCCAGGAGCGATAACCCGGTAGCTGAAAAAAAGAGACAGCCTCCTCTCCTCCGCCAAAACGATTGCTGTTTTGTAGCAGTGTTGGCGGCTCATCCTCCGCCTCAACTGAGTTCAGCTGGTAGGCCATGGGTAGCGTTTCCCGCAATAGTTCCAACTGTGGCGTGGCGCTTTCCGGTATCCAGCCACGAAGCACAAAGCAGGCATTGGTATCCAGCGTCATACCGGAAGCCGTCACTAATTCAGCATCATTAATGGTCTGATCAAGCGAGCGTGTCAGCGGCAGAATCCAGCGGGTTTGGGACTCACGCTCTGCATTGATATTTTCGAGCTGTACCAATAACTCTTCGCGAGACAGCCTCAGTTGCGAAAGCGATAGGCTCCCTACATGCACACGCGAAAACGGTATTTGCTCCTGCGTAGGCTCACTCTTTGAAAGCGCTACAAGGTAGTAGAATTTGTGGTCTTGGTTAACAATTTTCCATGGTATTTCGACCCCTTCCAACACGCTCTTTTTAGAGAGAGGAATTTTATAGAACCACAACCGATATCCCCCCAGCTTAGAGAGCTCAGGGTATTCAAACTCTCCCCAAGGCGTTAATGTCTTGATCCTCTGGCGATTCAGCTCAATCCGGTCAAGCGTTTCTTCTCTAAGCCGTTTGCTGTCCAAAATCTGACAAATAACCTCACTCAGCTGGGTAGCGTCGGTCGGCATCTGAAGCCGGCGTTTATTGGGCGCGTTGTTAAGATAAGCCAAGGCCTCTTTCAACTGGTCGTAAGATGCCATCGCAAGGCTTCCGTGGCGACTAGACAGCGGCACCAAATGAACTGCCCCTACACCCTGAACGGCTTCAAGAATCTCTGTTTTAGCAGCAACATCACCCACGAGTGTGAGCTTTTTCAGTACCGCGATGCTCATTGAAGCGTCCTATGATCAACCCGTTGAGACGAGTTATGTCCGACCCGCTGAAGCGCTGTATAAGCAAAAGGTTGAAGCGCCGTGTATTCCTTTAGGGAGAAGTTCATGGAGTCAGGCCTGATGTTTCTGCTTGGCAAGCTTTGATCGCACCACCGCCGCCCGCTCCTGATCAGATAGAAACAATCCGATCCGTTTAATATTCTTTTTAGAGTCTGGAATTAGCACCTTCGAAAACAGGTTGACTCGCTGGGTAATGGTTCTTACCGCTTTATTTAGCCGCTTTGCTCTTACTTGCAAGATTTCCTCTTCCAGCTTTAACCGAATAACTTGTTCCAAGGCATTGGCCACTTCATCAACCCAGTGAGGCCGTGCTAAATAACTGTAGCGCGCCCTTCGATACTCTACTTTTTTCAGGCTCGGCAAGAGAGTGCCTAATACATTCTCTTCCTGTATATCGAGCTGATCCACTTTGACCAACCCTTCCATCTGAATATGCCTGAGCGCGAGCATTGGTAGTCGTTGATAAACATCTTGCTGAATTTTCTCAATCAATTCCCGATGCTCAATCAGTGCCTGCTCTGCCTTTTTCCGCTCCAGCAGCAGCTGTTTCTGCTTCAACTCCAGTGATGGAAGGTACTTCCCATAAGCCGCCTGCTTCTGCTTCTCTTTACTGAGAGCACTTTTGTTGAGCGCCAGTTTAGCCATGGGAATGCACCCAGTACTGGTCTTTAAGCTGCTGTTTAATCACCACTTCATCTTTGTCAAAACACTCTGAAAGCAGCGCCCAACACCCATCCAGCGCTTCTTCAAGGGGCATCGATACATCCAGCTTCATAAATCGCTGACGGAACAATAAGCTGAATTTAAGCAGCTTCCTGTCAAACTCGCTCAGGTCAAACGCCATTGCTTGTTTCTGTTCTGCTTCAACACCTTCGGAGTAATACCGAATCATAGTGTTCATGATCTGACCATGGTCTCCACGGGTCTGCTTACCAACAACATGCTGCTTCAGCCGGGATAGAGAACCAAACGGATCAATTTCTCCATTATGAAGATAGAATTGCCCCTCGGTGATGTACCCCGTGTTATCAGGAACAGGATGGGTGACATCATTCCCTGGCATCGTAGTCACCGATAGAATAGTCACCGAACCTGCCCCTTTGAAATCACAGGCTTTTTCATAGCGCCTCGCCAGCTGGGAGTACAAATCTCCCATATAGCCTCTATTCGATGGAATATGCTCCATCGCAATACCGATCTCTTTCATCGCATCCGCATAGGCGGTCATATCCGTCAGCAATACCAATACGCGCTTGCCTTCTTCGGTGGCCATTTTTTCGGCCACTGCCAGACATAAATCCGGCACCATCAACCGTTCAACAACCGGGTCGGAAGCCAAGTTGACATACATGACCGTACGCGACAGCACACCCGCCTCTTCAAATGACTGTTTAAAGCTGTGATAGTCATCGAAGATCAGTCCTAAACCACCAAACACCACCACATCAGCGTCAGCCTGAATGCCAATGCGTGCCAAAAACTTGTTATAAGGCTCTCCAGCTACTGAAAAGATCGGGATTTTCTGGCTTTCAACCAGGCAGTTGAAGACATCAATCATCGGCACATCAGTGCGAATCATGCGTGAGGCCAGCACCCTAGCGGTTGGGTTAACTGTTGGGCCATTAATTTGAACCTTGGGCTCATGGGATAGTGACGGGCCATTATCAATCGCCTGGCCCGAACCACCGAATACCCGACCAAGAATATTTTCAGAATAGATAGCCTGCATCGTTTCGCCCAGAAAACGTATCGAGGCGCTGTTTGATAGCCCTTTAGTGCCAGAAAACACCTGTAGTGAAACCAGATCATCAGAGAGTTTAATAATCTGGGCCAGAGAGAATGTTTTACCATCCTGCTCAACCACGGCCAAATCGCGGTTGCGGGGAGGAACAGCCATCTCCTCAACATTGCCAACCCTGAGATTGACGATATCCCCAACAATACTGGTAATGCCATTATAGCGAGTGAACAATCCTTCCATTGCCAATCCTGTAGGTAATTAGCGGAGTCAGGGGCTGCCATGACGGTATTAGCCTGAACCTGCGCAGGTTAATCCTTATAAGCCCAGCCTTATCCTATAACGCTGACTTTGCAATACGATGACTCATCTCAATGTAGCAGCAGAGTTAACAAAACGGCAATATCAAAAGCCGTTTCTATCCCCATTTTGTTGCTTGTGTCGCTTCTGCCTTGCATTAAAGTGGCTGAATATGGTGATCCCTGCACCGCTCGTCAGGCTGCTCAAACTCAATGGTGGTATGGGCCAGCTGGTAGCTCTTTAACCCCTCCGCCAAATCTGACTTAACCTGCTGCTGCAGCTCATTATCAAGGCGTTGCTTTAGTACTAAATGAACGGTAAGGACATGGTGCTCGCCGTCCAGCGACCACAAATGCATATGGTGTACCGCCGCAACCTGATCCACCGCCAACAACTGCTGGTGAATCTGCTCGCGCAACGCCTGATCAGGCGTTGCCTGCAAAAATAGCTTAACCGTCTCTTTCAACGTCCGCATGACATTAATAAGAATAAACAGTGTAAACGCTATCGACAGCAACGGGTCGAGTATCGGCCAGTCAACAAACATCAGCACCACACTGACGATCAATACCGCCACCCAACCCAAAACGTCTTCCATCAGGTGCCAATTGAGCACGCGCTCGTTCAGGGTCTTGCCGTCGCTGAGCTTATACGCGGCATAGCCATTTACAACGACGCCCAGAATAGCCAAGCCAAACATCCCCTGTGCGTGGGGCATTTCAGGGTTTGCGAGACGAGGAATGGCTTCAAACAGAACCCATATGGATCCGGCCACTAATACCGCGCCATTGACCAGCGCGCCCAGCAGCGAGAGGCGGCGGTAACCATAACTAAACGCGTTGTCGGCCCCTTTATCACTCATCTTGCCTAAAAACCAACCCAGACCGATAGAGAGTGTATCCCCCAGGTCGTGCACCGCATCCGCCATAATGGCAGTACTATTGGTTAATAC
Proteins encoded in this window:
- a CDS encoding DUF2764 family protein yields the protein MATHQQYIELLCSLPHLANPFRYKRPAITRVQLQKRMTMLDQQDLHWLQKLNEAFYWGGITLHEDEVSLINKANRFLAGIPYRDIQEWLEWRMDVRTVVAAIRRRKQGEDAPAIRDNWGYGRYVRQIVNNWSSPYFKLEYHFPWLPDVVDGIETGESFKVEQILLNAVWHYYAMQKPETPYGFSAVVLYVAKWDLVDRWCKYNADRAGEHFDELVNDSLKKSMLTLKDMA
- a CDS encoding ATP synthase subunit C, coding for MEQFLIALGWIGVFAPVALGAIGSSNGCARAGQAAAGALLDTESGYGKYIGLAAMPSTQGILGIVVMFTLNRDITIANAAGIFGIGLLTGLALMFSAIYQGQALVAAINVAKNKPEVFGLTITPAAIVEGFAVFAFVFALVLSGSLPA
- a CDS encoding V-type ATP synthase subunit I; protein product: MSIAVLKKLTLVGDVAAKTEILEAVQGVGAVHLVPLSSRHGSLAMASYDQLKEALAYLNNAPNKRRLQMPTDATQLSEVICQILDSKRLREETLDRIELNRQRIKTLTPWGEFEYPELSKLGGYRLWFYKIPLSKKSVLEGVEIPWKIVNQDHKFYYLVALSKSEPTQEQIPFSRVHVGSLSLSQLRLSREELLVQLENINAERESQTRWILPLTRSLDQTINDAELVTASGMTLDTNACFVLRGWIPESATPQLELLRETLPMAYQLNSVEAEDEPPTLLQNSNRFGGGEEAVSFFQLPGYRSWDPSIMIFFSFSLFFAMILADAGYALLLGGFLGVFWKKMSRSETGIRIRNLAASVIGSAFVYGALVGSYFGITPAADAWLSHLHLLDMNDFKSMMKLSIGAGVLHLVMANIMVAWTDRQSPKMLASIGWILVIGFSFRLWLEYLQVDQFAVMASENAALIASGLLLILLFSSSRKINSVGDLAIRLFDGVKALYGLSKAFGDVLSYMRLFALGLSSASLAVTFNNLAVEARDSVSAGGFILFTLIIVLGHGLNFVLGIMSGVIHGLRLNLLEFYNWGVKGEGYPFKAFKNQGQYAGRSFNTRKE
- a CDS encoding V-type ATP synthase subunit D, coding for MAKLALNKSALSKEKQKQAAYGKYLPSLELKQKQLLLERKKAEQALIEHRELIEKIQQDVYQRLPMLALRHIQMEGLVKVDQLDIQEENVLGTLLPSLKKVEYRRARYSYLARPHWVDEVANALEQVIRLKLEEEILQVRAKRLNKAVRTITQRVNLFSKVLIPDSKKNIKRIGLFLSDQERAAVVRSKLAKQKHQA
- a CDS encoding V-type ATP synthase subunit B, coding for MEGLFTRYNGITSIVGDIVNLRVGNVEEMAVPPRNRDLAVVEQDGKTFSLAQIIKLSDDLVSLQVFSGTKGLSNSASIRFLGETMQAIYSENILGRVFGGSGQAIDNGPSLSHEPKVQINGPTVNPTARVLASRMIRTDVPMIDVFNCLVESQKIPIFSVAGEPYNKFLARIGIQADADVVVFGGLGLIFDDYHSFKQSFEEAGVLSRTVMYVNLASDPVVERLMVPDLCLAVAEKMATEEGKRVLVLLTDMTAYADAMKEIGIAMEHIPSNRGYMGDLYSQLARRYEKACDFKGAGSVTILSVTTMPGNDVTHPVPDNTGYITEGQFYLHNGEIDPFGSLSRLKQHVVGKQTRGDHGQIMNTMIRYYSEGVEAEQKQAMAFDLSEFDRKLLKFSLLFRQRFMKLDVSMPLEEALDGCWALLSECFDKDEVVIKQQLKDQYWVHSHG
- a CDS encoding cation diffusion facilitator family transporter, producing MHSHSQSGHGHSKPGHSHAHSHTHGHHHTVSGRIGVAFFLNLFFTVIEFIGGVLTNSTAIMADAVHDLGDTLSIGLGWFLGKMSDKGADNAFSYGYRRLSLLGALVNGAVLVAGSIWVLFEAIPRLANPEMPHAQGMFGLAILGVVVNGYAAYKLSDGKTLNERVLNWHLMEDVLGWVAVLIVSVVLMFVDWPILDPLLSIAFTLFILINVMRTLKETVKLFLQATPDQALREQIHQQLLAVDQVAAVHHMHLWSLDGEHHVLTVHLVLKQRLDNELQQQVKSDLAEGLKSYQLAHTTIEFEQPDERCRDHHIQPL